One Saccharomyces kudriavzevii IFO 1802 strain IFO1802 genome assembly, chromosome: 4 genomic region harbors:
- the KIN28 gene encoding TFIIH complex serine/threonine-protein kinase subunit KIN28 (similar to Saccharomyces cerevisiae KIN28 (YDL108W); ancestral locus Anc_2.332), whose protein sequence is MEYTKEKKVGEGTYAVVYLGSQHSTGRKIAVKEIKTSEFKDGLDMSAIREVKYLQEMQHPNVIELVDIFMAYDNLNLVLEFLPTDLEVVIKDKSILFTPADIKAWMLMTLRGVYHCHRNFILHRDLKPNNLLFSPDGQIKVADFGLARAIPSPHEILTSNVVTRWYRAPELLFGAKHYTSAIDIWSVGVIFAELMLRIPYLPGQNDVDQMEVTFRALGTPTDRDWPEVSSFMTYNKLQIYPPPSRDELRKRFIAASEYALNFMCGMLTMNPQKRLTAVQCLESDYFKELPPPSDPSTIKIRS, encoded by the exons ATGGAATACACAAAAG AGAAGAAAGTCGGTGAAGGTACTTATGCGGTTGTCTATTTGGGTTCTCAACATTCTACTGGGAGAAAAATCGCCGTGAAAGAGATTAAAACATCTGAATTCAAAGATGGTTTGGATATGTCAGCTATACGTGAAGTCAAGTACTTGCAAGAAATGCAACATCCAAACGTTATTGAATTAGTGGATATATTCATGGCTTATGATAATTTAAACCTCGTTCTGGAGTTTCTGCCAACTGATTTAGAGGTTGTAATAAAGGACAAATCGATATTGTTCACACCAGCAGATATTAAAGCGTGGATGCTCATGACTTTGAGGGGTGTTTATCACTGCCATAGAAACTTCATTCTACATAGGGATTTGAAACCAAATaatttgttgttttcaCCAGACGGTCAAATCAAAGTAGCAGATTTTGGTCTGGCTAGAGCTATACCCTCTCCACATGAAATACTAACGAGTAACGTGGTGACTAGATGGTACAGAGCGCCAGAGCTTTTATTTGGAGCCAAACATTACACATCAGCTATTGATATTTGGTCAGTGGGGGTTATATTTGCCGAATTGATGCTAAGGATACCCTATTTGCCGGGACAGAACGATGTAGACCAAATGGAGGTAACATTCAGAGCCTTAGGAACACCTACCGATAGGGACTGGCCTgaagtttcttcttttatgACATATAACAAGTTACAAATATACCCACCTCCTTCCAGAGATGAATTGAGGAAAAGATTCATTGCCGCTAGTGAGTATGCATTAAATTTTATGTGCGGAATGTTAACAATGAACCCACAAAAGAGATTGACAGCCGTTCAATGCTTAGAAAGTGATTATTTCAAAGAGTTGCCACCACCCAGTGATCCCtctacaataaaaatacgTAGTTAA
- the SKDI04G1370 gene encoding putative lipase (similar to Saccharomyces cerevisiae YDL109C and ROG1 (YGL144C); ancestral locus Anc_2.330): MEANRAASEVLYYNQSSVKLGELERYIITYDLYQGDDIPADIRLDSLWLKIKNTTKLSYKAAYLLGPFILYCDMRTKGYDNSQKIISSVDKPVFQSNLQAQQKFVAELSLHQIKSRYVWVVDVVSQILFNKETKVNFEILIGNSKAILKKKIPCGDTLPDEVGNTSLMGLRVQRQTTVDVWKIPRLIGDTRKSHLVILTHGFQSNVSADMAYMMEEIYKSQMNSPNERLVIKGYMKNICETEKGIKFLGTGLANYIVNELYDDSVRRISFIGHSLGGLTQTFAICYIKIKYPDFFKKVEPINFITLASPLLGIATNTPNYVKKSLSMGIIGTTGQELGLKDTNFCDKPLLYLLSEEPLIKALAQFRRRTLYINSINDGIVPLYSSSLLFLDYSQLLEKLGGKPTASCDPFSQAKVNPNEAVTDDDDDDDDKLNTSSWNTFWKTKGNQGDSKSKRLMNASVIKSMKSVMLPPCPDAEFLSNPDARTPIVIHDKIYTEKNLPPPSSTLHEGTAALGDGRRNTRKELEEIIARRWHKGMHWRKVVVSLKPDAHNNIIVRRRFANAYGWSVIDHLISAHFQGDDPDSLPVQDTEPTEEERDTPGGGVEPNKLFSWLTRIEDPSAYREGVVSTASHLASTWIRKHSSVTD; the protein is encoded by the coding sequence ATGGAAGCCAATAGGGCTGCGAGTGAAGTATTATACTACAATCAATCTTCGGTCAAATTGGGTGAACTAGAAAGATATATTATTACATATGACCTGTACCAAGGTGATGATATCCCCGCTGACATCAGACTGGATTCCCTCTGGttaaaaatcaaaaatacgACGAAGCTATCCTACAAAGCAGCCTATCTGTTGGGACCGTTTATTCTGTATTGTGACATGCGAACCAAAGGCTATGACAATTCGCAAAAGATTATATCTTCGGTAGACAAACCTGTATTCCAGTCGAATCTGCAGGCACAACAGAAATTTGTCGCAGAGTTGTCTTTACACCAAATCAAGTCACGTTATGTCTGGGTAGTGGATGTCGTGAGTCAAATACTCTTTAACAAAGAAACCAAGGTAAATTTTGAGATACTAATTGGTAATTCAAAGgcgattttgaagaaaaaaataccatgTGGTGACACATTGCCTGATGAGGTCGGTAATACTTCACTCATGGGACTACGGGTGCAAAGACAGACTACTGTCGATGTATGGAAAATACCGAGGCTTATTGGCGACACTCGTAAGTCACATTTGGTTATTCTCACGCATGGTTTCCAATCAAACGTTTCAGCAGACATGGCATATATGATGGAAGAAATATACAAGTCACAAATGAACTCTCCAAACGAACGTCTAGTCATCAAAGGGTATATGAAGAACATCTGTGAAACCGAGAAGGGGATTAAGTTTCTGGGTACCGGGTTGGCAAACTACATTGTCAACGAGCTTTACGATGATTCTGTCAGAAGGATCTCATTCATTGGTCATTCTCTAGGTGGATTAACACAGACTTTTGCGATCTGTTACATAAAGATCAAGTATccagattttttcaagaaagtgGAGCCAATCAATTTTATCACACTAGCTTCGCCATTGCTAGGCATTGCTACCAACACTCCTAACTATGTGAAAAAGTCATTATCGATGGGTATCATTGGCACCACAGGACAAGAATTGGGGCTCAAGGACACAAATTTCTGTGATAAACCGCTCCTTTACTTGCTATCTGAGGAGCCTCTAATAAAGGCACTCGCGCAGTTCAGAAGGAGAACGCTCTACATTAATTCCATCAATGATGGGATAGTTCCTTTGTATTCATCctctttgctttttttagATTATTCTCAATTGCTTGAGAAATTGGGAGGCAAACCTACAGCATCATGTGACCCCTTCTCCCAAGCCAAAGTAAATCCTAACGAAGCTGTTacagatgatgatgacgatgatgacgacaaACTCAACACATCATCCTGGAACACATTTTGGAAGACAAAGGGAAACCAGGGCGACAGTAAATCTAAACGCTTGATGAACGCTTCCGTTATCAAGTCCATGAAGTCTGTGATGCTGCCACCGTGCCCTGACGCAGAGTTCCTTTCAAACCCTGATGCAAGAACCCCAATTGTCATACATGACAAAATCTAcacagaaaaaaacttaccaccaccatcatcaaCGCTCCATGAAGGAACAGCAGCCCTAGGAGATGGAAGGAGAAACACGAGGAAGGAGCTGGAAGAGATCATAGCCAGACGCTGGCACAAGGGAATGCATTGGAGGAAAGTGGTAGTGTCGCTAAAACCGGATGCCCACAACAACATCATCGTAAGACGAAGGTTTGCCAACGCCTACGGTTGGTCCGTGATTGACCATCTCATAAGCGCTCACTTCCAAGGAGACGATCCAGACTCCTTACCAGTGCAAGATACAGAGCctactgaagaagaaagagacaCGCCAGGCGGAGGTGTGGAACCGAACAAGCTATTCTCATGGCTGACCAGGATCGAGGATCCTAGCGCATACCGTGAGGGAGTGGTCTCCACCGCCAGCCATCTGGCCAGCACCTGGATAAGAAAGCATTCCTCAGTGACAGATTGA
- the PHO2 gene encoding Pho2p (similar to Saccharomyces cerevisiae PHO2 (YDL106C); ancestral locus Anc_2.337), whose amino-acid sequence MMEEFPYDHDFNSHFASDLDYLQHDQQQQQQQQQQQHLHHHQHLQQQQPSQIKNQDQDQDQDQHINDMSASSNASDNGPQRPKRTRAKGEALDVLKRKFEVNPTPSLVERKKISDLVGMPEKNVRIWFQNRRAKLRKKQHGGNKDPNPSSQSHDNANDYDRTTTDNNSVTTTSTSSIFHDEDLTFFDRIPLNSNNNYYFFDICSITVGSWNRMKSGALQRKNFQSIKDLRNLSPIKINNIMSNATDLMVLISKKNSEINYFFSAMANNTKILFRIFFPLSSVTNCSLTLETDDDIINSNATSDNNNSSTTNNDDDNDGNSNEDNDNGSDEKRNTKDNFGELKLTVTRSPTFAVYFLNNSPDEDPNLNNQWSICDDFSEGRQVNDAFVGGSNIPHTLKGLQKSLRFMNSLILDYKSSNEILPSINTAIPAVALPQQNIAPPFLNTNSSATDSNPNTNLEDSLFFDHDLLSSSITNTNNGPNSNNERQGSKDDTLNLLDTTVNNNNNHNASNEDSHLAQEHLPNDADIVANSNDHLLSLPTDSELPNTPDFLKNTNELTDEHRWI is encoded by the coding sequence ATGATGGAGGAATTTCCATACGACCACGATTTTAACTCCCATTTCGCTTCAGATTTAGATTATCTGCAGCATGaccagcagcaacaacaacaacaacaacaacagcaacatcttcatcatcatcaacatcttcaacagcagcagccgagtcaaataaaaaatcagGACCAGGATCAGGATCAGGACCAACACATAAATGACATGAGTGCCTCATCCAACGCATCGGATAACGGCCCTCAAAGGCCAAAGAGAACTCGCGCAAAAGGTGAGGCCCTAGATGTCTTAAAACGTAAATTTGAAGTCAATCCAACTCCTTCTTTGGTagaaaggaagaaaatatctGATCTGGTAGGAATGCCTGAGAAAAACGTTAGGATCTGGTTTCAGAACAGAAGAGCAAAGTTGCGGAAAAAACAGCATGGAGGTAATAAGGATCCGAACCCCTCGTCACAATCCCATGACAACGCCAACGATTACGATCGTACCACTACAGACAACAATTCCGTTACTACGACGAGTACGTCTTCTATCTTTCACGATGAGGATCTAACTTTTTTCGACCGTATCCCTTTAAATAGCAACAACAAttactatttttttgacatttGCTCTATCACTGTAGGGAGTTGGAATAGGATGAAAAGCGGCGCTctgcaaagaaagaacttCCAATCTATAAAAGACTTGAGAAATTTATCGCCAATAAAGATCAATAACATCATGTCAAATGCTACCGATTTAATGGTTTTGATATctaagaaaaattcagaaaTTAACTATTTTTTCAGTGCGATGGCAAACAATACTAAGATCCTTTTCAGGATCTTCTTCCCACTAAGTTCAGTCACCAATTGTTCTCTTACCCTAGAGACcgatgatgatattataAACAGTAATGCTACGAGcgataataacaatagtaGTACTACGAATAATGacgatgataatgatggtAACAGtaatgaagataatgacAATGGCAGCGAcgagaaaagaaatacgAAAGATAATTTTGGCGAATTAAAACTAACGGTTACCAGATCACCCACCTTTGCTgtttattttctaaataACTCTCCTGATGAAGATCCAAATCTCAATAACCAGTGGTCCATCTGTGATGATTTCTCAGAGGGAAGACAGGTCAATGACGCCTTTGTTGGCGGGTCGAATATTCCTCACACTTTAAAAGGCCTACAGAAGTCCTTAAGGTTTATGAACTCTCTAATCCTAGATTATAAATCTTCGAATGAAATACTGCCTTCCATCAATACTGCGATCCCAGCCGTAGCACTTCCACAACAAAATATTGCTCCTCCATTTTTAAATACAAATTCAAGTGCGACAGATTCGAATCCAAATACAAACCTAGAAGATTCTCTGTTCTTCGATCATGATCTGTTATCAAGTTCGATAACCAATACTAATAACGGGCCAAACTCCAATAACGAACGTCAGGGAAGCAAGGATGATACACTCAATTTGCTGGACACTACCgtcaacaacaataacaatcaTAATGCTAGTAATGAGGATAGCCATCTGGCTCAAGAGCATCTACCTAATGATGCTGATATAGTTGCGAATTCAAACGACCATTTGTTATCCTTGCCAACGGATAGTGAACTTCCAAATACTCCagattttttaaaaaatacaaacGAACTAACTGACGAGCATAGATGGATATGA
- the NSE4 gene encoding Smc5-Smc6 complex subunit NSE4 (similar to Saccharomyces cerevisiae NSE4 (YDL105W); ancestral locus Anc_2.342) — MPSTVVSGKRSNSTVMEPDSGEETRKHRKKSRRDDKNSSTKNGDPQLEFKVLQGYRDLESEMHKDRAQVTRTGDIGVAMDNLNAVDSLFNKVIGMKNNGLFAHDARAMVSISELAQISVRNLKFGDSRSMVNLEDIMNSMKRYMLKEHFKLNYITENRNDSTLSTDNRSAAEQEEENDDRIPDDDQTDKATSSFKATSMRHNYLQQFSPYNEFSQFNWFKMGALYNVVSKDAPTVDHLMGPFSIERKPKVSTQRRRNNDQVGEKITAEKITQNSLNSTQQETTPEQVKKCFRKLSKKLGPAGSINLFKFIIDPNSFSKSIENLFYTSFLIKEGKLLMEHDEEGSPTIKIKQSVNHTDLRSKEIEKQRRRDAHQNHIIFQMDMPTWRKLIKKYNITSSFLDSTDR; from the coding sequence ATGCCCAGTACTGTAGTATCTGGAAAGAGGAGTAACAGTACTGTTATGGAGCCGGACAGTGGTGAGGAAACAAGGAAGCATAGAAAGAAATCCAGAAGAGATGACAAGAACTCATCGACAAAGAATGGCGATCCGCAACTAGAATTTAAAGTTTTGCAAGGGTACAGGGACTTGGAAAGCGAGATGCATAAGGACAGAGCTCAAGTGACGAGAACAGGAGATATAGGAGTTGCTATGGACAACCTGAATGCTGTGGACTCCTTGTTCAATAAGGTTATTGGTATGAAGAACAATGGTTTGTTCGCCCATGATGCTCGAGCAATGGTCAGCATAAGTGAACTGGCCCAGATATCGGTGAGGAATTTGAAGTTTGGTGATTCGAGGAGTATGGTCAATTTAGAAGACATaatgaattcaatgaaaagatACATGCTAAAGGAGCATTTCAAGCTGAATTACATCACCGAAAATAGGAATGATTCAACGCTGAGTACCGACAATCGTTCCGCAgcagaacaagaagaggaaaacgATGACAGGATACCCGACGATGATCAAACTGATAAAGCCacatcttctttcaaagcGACTTCCATGAGACACAATTATCTACAGCAGTTTTCTCCCTATAATGAGTTCTCCCAGTTCAATTGGTTCAAGATGGGTGCTCTCTATAATGTTGTAAGTAAAGACGCTCCCACGGTAGACCACTTAATGGGACCCTTCTCCATTGAAAGGAAGCCCAAAGTATCGACCCAACGAAGAAGGAATAACGACCAAGTCGGTGAAAAGATCACTGCTGAGAAAATTACCCAAAATTCTCTAAATTCTACACAGCAAGAAACTACCCCTGAACAGGTCAAGAAGTGCTTTAGGAAGCTGTCCAAAAAACTAGGCCCCGCAGGTTCCAtaaatcttttcaaattcatcataGACCCAAACTCATTCTCCAAGTCTATTGAAAATCTCTTCTATACcagttttttgataaaggaAGGAAAATTGTTGATGGAACATGACGAAGAAGGTTCGCCTACAATCAAGATAAAACAAAGCGTAAACCATACAGATTTGAGaagtaaagaaattgaaaagcaaaGGCGTCGTGACGCCCATCAGAATCATATCATATTTCAGATGGACATGCCTACTTGGCGAAAACTAATCAAAAAGTATAACATCACCTCATCATTCCTAGATTCGACAGATAGGTAA
- the QRI1 gene encoding UDP-N-acetylglucosamine diphosphorylase (similar to Saccharomyces cerevisiae QRI1 (YDL103C); ancestral locus Anc_2.348): MTDVRKSFIEAGQSQLFQNWDSLSCKDQEKLLSNLEQISSKRSPARLLEDCQNAIKLSETNSSKDAGAEIQPLPSTSYESLIGNSDKENEYFQVGLEAIGKGEVAVILMAGGQGTRLGSSQPKGCYDIGLPSKKSLFQIQAEKLIRLQDMIKDNRVEIPWYIMTSGPTRAATEAYFQERDYFGLNKGQITFFNQGTLPAFDLSGEHFLMKDPVSLSQSPDGNGGLYRAIKDNKLNEDFEKRGVKHVYMYCVDNVLSRMADPVFIGFAIKHGFELATKAVRKRDAHEAVGLIATKNSKPCVIEYSEISHELAEAEDEEGLLKLRAGNIVNHYYLVDLLKRDLDQWCENMPYHIAKKKIPAYCSATGKYTKPTEPNGIKLEQFIFDVFDTVPLNKFGCLEVDRSKEFSPLKNGSGSRNDNPETSRLAYLNLGTSWLKDAGAIVKDGVLVEVSSKLSYAGENLSQFKGQVFEKNGIILEK; this comes from the coding sequence ATGACTGACGTTAGAAAATCGTTTATTGAGGCTGGGCAAAGTCAACTTTTCCAGAATTGGGATAGTTTGTCTTGCAAGGACCAAGAAAAGTTGTTATCAAACCTGGAgcaaatttcttccaagaGGTCTCCTGCAAGATTGCTCGAAGACTGTCAAAATGCTATCAAACTCTCAGAGACTAACTCCTCGAAGGATGCAGGTGCCGAAATTCAACCATTGCCCTCTACTTCTTATGAGTCGCTGATTGGCAACagtgataaagaaaatgaatattttcaagtTGGCCTAGAAGCCATTGGCAAAGGTGAGGTCGCCGTAATCTTGATGGCCGGTGGCCAAGGTACACGTTTAGGATCCTCTCAACCAAAGGGTTGTTATGACATTGGCCTGCCTTCTAAGAAATCTCTTTTCCAAATTcaagctgaaaaattaattAGGTTGCAAGATATGATCAAGGATAACAGGGTGGAAATTCCGTGGTACATTATGACATCAGGCCCTACTAGGGCAGCTACTGAGGCTTATTTCCAAGAACGTGATTATTTTGGCCTGAATAAAGGACAGATAACGTTCTTTAATCAAGGTACTCTGCCTGCCTTTGATTTGAGCGGTGAGCATTTCCTAATGAAAGACCCAGTAAGCTTGTCGCAATCTCCGGATGGGAACGGTGGGCTTTATCGTGCCATTAAAGATAATAAATTGAACGaggattttgaaaaaagaggcGTGAAACATGTTTATATGTATTGTGTCGATAATGTCTTGTCTAGGATGGCAGACCCCGTATTTATTGGTTTTGCAATCAAGCACGGATTTGAACTGGCCACCAAAGCTGTAAGAAAGAGAGATGCACACGAAGCAGTCGGTTTAATTGCTACTAAAAACAGTAAACCTTGTGTCATAGAATATTCTGAGATCTCCCATGAGTTGGCTGAAGCGGAGGACGAAGAAGGTCTATTAAAACTACGCGCAGGGAATATCGTTAATCATTATTACCTGGTAGATTTACTTAAACGTGATTTAGACCAATGGTGTGAAAATATGCCATACCACATTgctaaaaagaagattccGGCTTATTGCAGTGCTACTGGAAAGTATACAAAGCCTACCGAACCAAACGGTATAAAACTAGAGCAGTTCATATTTGATGTCTTTGACACAGTTCCCCTAAACAAATTTGGGTGTTTAGAAGTGGATAGATCTAAAGAATTCTCGCCTTTAAAGAATGGTTCCGGTTCAAGAAACGATAATCCAGAAACAAGCAGGTTAgcatatttgaatttaggAACCTCTTGGTTGAAGGATGCCGGTGCCATTGTTAAGGATGGGGTATTAGTTGAAGTGTCCAGTAAGTTGAGTTATGCAGGTGAAAATCTGTCCCAGTTCAAAGGTCAAGTcttcgaaaaaaatggtataaTTCTAGAAAAATGA
- the QRI7 gene encoding putative N(6)-L-threonylcarbamoyladenine synthase (similar to Saccharomyces cerevisiae QRI7 (YDL104C); ancestral locus Anc_2.343): MIATKDSGRFLLGKCRIWQKCVWKIPTQSRKGYKVLAIETSCDDTCVSVLDRFSSNAPPNVLANLRDTLDSIDEGGIIPIKAHVHHQARIGPLTQRALTESGTREEIDLICVTRGPGMPGSLSGGLDFAKGLAVAWNKPLVGVHHMLGHLLIPRMPTNGKVPQYPFVSLLVSGGHTTFVLSRAIDNHEILCDTIDIAVGDSLDKCGRELGFKGTMIAREMEKFINQGFNDQDSTLKLEMPSPLKNKASRKNILSFSFSAFITALRTNLIKLGKTQICDLPEDEIRSIAYQVQESVFDHIIDKLKQVIRLQPEKFQNVNEFVCSGGVSSNQRLRIKLEEELGTMSSMGFTSFYYPSIDLCSDNSIMIGWAGIEIWETLGLASDLDICPIRQWPLNDLLNIDGWRKWQL; the protein is encoded by the coding sequence ATGATAGCAACAAAAGACAGCGGAAGATTTCTTCTGGGAAAATGTAGAATTTGGCAGAAATGTGTGTGGAAAATACCAACACAGTCTAGAAAAGGCTATAAAGTTCTAGCTATCGAGACATCTTGCGATGATACATGTGTTTCAGTATTAGACagattttcatcaaatgcACCTCCAAATGTGTTAGCAAACCTGAGAGATACTTTAGATAGCATTGATGAAGGGGGCATTATTCCGATAAAGGCTCACGTACATCATCAGGCCCGGATAGGGCCTTTAACCCAAAGAGCACTGACGGAAAGTGGTACCAGAGAGGAAATTGACCTCATATGTGTGACAAGAGGTCCTGGGATGCCTGGTTCATTATCAGGTGGACTAGATTTTGCGAAAGGTTTAGCTGTCGCCTGGAACAAACCACTCGTTGGTGTACATCATATGCTGGGACATTTACTGATACCAAGGATGCCAACCAATGGAAAAGTACCGCAATACCCTTTCGTTAGTCTGCTTGTGAGTGGGGGCCACACCACATTTGTTCTGTCACGAGCAATTGATAATCATGAAATATTGTGTGACACTATTGATATTGCAGTGGGAGACTCATTGGATAAATGCGGTAGAGAACTTGGGTTCAAGGGGACAATGATTGCTAgggaaatggaaaaatttatcaatcaAGGTTTTAATGATCAAGATTCGACTTTGAAACTAGAAATGCCCAGCCcactgaaaaataaagctAGTAGGAAAAACATTCTatcgttttcattttcagcgTTCATTACAGCATTGAGGACCAATTTGATTAAATTAGGTAAAACTCAAATTTGTGATCTGCCTGAAGACGAAATACGGTCGATTGCATATCAAGTACAGGAGTCCGTATTTGATCATATCATAGATAAACTGAAACAAGTCATCAGACTGCAGCCAGAGAAGTTCCAAAACGTGAATGAATTTGTATGTTCTGGTGGAGTGAGTAGTAATCAAAGattaagaataaagttagaagaagaactgGGTACAATGAGCTCAATGGGGTTTACCAGCTTTTATTACCCTTCTATTGATCTCTGTAGTGATAACTCAATTATGATTGGTTGGGCAGGCATTGAGATATGGGAAACTCTAGGGTTAGCTAGTGATTTGGATATATGCCCCATTAGACAATGGCCGTTAAATGATCTATTAAACATTGATGGTTGGAGAAAATGGCAACTGTGA
- the MSS2 gene encoding Mss2p (similar to Saccharomyces cerevisiae MSS2 (YDL107W); ancestral locus Anc_2.333) produces MQRFVSMLVSKRRTPTKFQEIFPKKRTINRILFQLDTRLTYREMYPIFVQISQSSTEEKIPWKKKYPYIKSSDLIQMRNVLITLRMQNKFVHKNLLAMEDKLLNFAAELGNNDAISILSFNAIQQHDKGNAKYYDQNDVETADRFIKELYARNHHLTIKLIGDFFLKNKAESKAEKYYKEFLKLESNTKLAGEVYGKLGEIQIKQVNGFLRAEKSWLECIRLLELERSSRWYFLLAKLYLSSEPLRAKPLLEKCASIGFKESFKTLGFIELNYFQNYERAKEWFKIGLEIMDLECFLGFFDCCLKLKDTSSARNCLESLKKLESNNNQRAIINTFLESRKESMKLLEKA; encoded by the coding sequence ATGCAAAGATTTGTAAGCATGCTCGTTTCCAAACGACGAACACCTaccaaatttcaagaaattttccCCAAAAAACGTACCATTAATAGGATTTTGTTCCAGTTAGATACGAGGCTCACATATCGTGAAATGTACCCAATATTTGTACAGATATCACAATCAAGTactgaagagaaaattccttggaaaaagaaatatccATATATAAAGAGTTCAGACCTTATTCAGATGCGAAATGTCTTGATCACTTTAAGAATGCAAAATAAATTCGTTCATAAAAATTTGCTGGCTATGGAGGATAAGCTATTGAACTTTGCAGCCGAACTGGGCAACAATGACGCCATTTCAATCCTGAGCTTCAATGCGATACAACAACATGACAAGGGCAACGCCAAATATTATGATCAAAATGACGTTGAAACTGCTGATAGATTTATAAAGGAGTTATATGCACGCAACCATCACTTAACAATCAAATTGATAGGagattttttcctcaaaaaTAAGGCTGAGAGTAAGGCTGAGAAATATTATAAAGAATTTCTGAAACTGGAGAGTAATACTAAATTGGCTGGGGAAGTGTATGGGAAACTTGGGgaaattcaaataaaacaaGTCAACGGTTTTTTAAGGGCAGAAAAGTCATGGTTGGAATGTATAAGATTGTTGGAACTTGAGAGAAGTTCACGTTGGTACTTTCTGTTGGCGAAGTTATACCTCAGCTCAGAGCCGCTGAGAGCAAAACCGCTGCTAGAAAAATGCGCATCAATTGGATTTAaagaatctttcaaaacattgGGTTTCATTGAGCTAAATTATTTTCAGAATTATGAAAGAGCGAAAGAATGGTTTAAAATAGGCTTGGAAATAATGGATTTGGAATGTTTTCTcggattttttgattgttgcctgaaattgaaggatACTAGCAGTGCCAGAAATTGCCTGGAAAGTCTAAAGAAATTGGAGAGTAACAACAACCAAAGAGCAATAATTAACACCTTTCTAGAAAGCAGAAAAGAATCCATGAAATTACTTGAAAAAGCATGA